TACTCATTCATTTTAGATTTGCAGGTACTGGGAGACTGGCTATATAATAGCAGATGGACAAGTGCTCTAGTGCAGGCCGACATCACAAGCTCTGGTACAGCAGATTCCTTCAACAGAGCCAGCCATGTGACAAAGACCCAGCATGCACACCAAGTCACAGCTGTAAGTATACACACACTACTGCACCTGAATACACATCTACAGCAACTGCAGCAGAGACAGATGCTGTGTCCTTGGAATGGTGTGCAATGAAAGCACAACAGTGCCCAGTTCGATTACTGGTTGAAAACGCTATCACTGTAGAGGCCCTAACTCCTGACCCTGAGCTTCCAAGCCTGTCCGACTGGGGCTGGAGGAAGGACACCGCAGGATGGCAACCACTTTGGACCATCCTTCCAAAAGCATcagtcgtgctatgaactcattcactgtgggtGTAGGAAGGGATGCACTGGGCAATGCAAATGTGTCAAGGCTGCCCTCAAGTGCACTGCCCTCTGCTCCTGTTCTGGAAAATGTTAGCACTAAGCTAGTGCTCAGACCTACCAGTTCCTCAGCTCTCTGCATCTAATAAGTATCTCGGTGGCATCTAATGTACATGTAGACACCAAATTTataataaaatggtttatttgtgGCATTCATTACAACTTCCCAATCGGACAGCACATTTGAGCCCCGAATGAGGTCATTGACCTCTCAAGGTCAACAGAGGTCAAACCTCCTGTGATTTCACATATGAAAATAGTTTTCCAGGACACATAAATGCATATAAACCTATGTAATTTAGGGAGTTATGATCATGTTGTTATGACACAAGGTGTAAAACAGCAAATTATCATTATCCGAGGTCATTGACCTCTCACGGTCACCAGAGGTCAAATCCAAGATGGCTCCACATCTGAAAACAAACCTTAGAGTATGTACAAACACTGTGGAAAATGTTGTgcttttattataaaatgcaCAATACCTTTTATATATCAGCTTATCAGATGTACTAATAAGGCCTGCTGTCAGCTGAAGATTACAGTAAACAGGAACAAAAGTCAGATACTGAAAATCTGAACATGACTGGGATACTGCAGATATCATTTTCAAATATCACTCAATTTCCCTGCAATCTCCAATCACTTTTTGATTCAGTCCCATGTGTATAACAATATAAAAGCCAAAAAAGGCCACAAACAATATTAAAAGTCTTTATTTATGTTTGGTCAGTACAGGAAAGGGGTTCATGGAAGAGTCTGGGTAATATGCATTAAACACGTACAACAATTCCTAGAAACTGTAGAAGTACACACACAATTCTTAAAAACAGTGTTTCTCGCctaggagaaaaaaacaaaaaacaaaaacacagttgcaaaaaaacaatattgtattcAACAATTAAACTACACAGACATCCTGAACATggcaacacaaataaaaataacttgtGTGGTATATTACTGTATAGGGCACCTTGCAGCATTAGATGAGAAGCATGAAAAGGGTAAATTCCTTATGAACAGCAGtgtaaatgtgattgtgaataaAATGTACAGGACCGGTTTTGGATATACAAAGAATTATACAGACATCATTATGATTTGTTTTGCAACAACTTTCTCATTACATTAAATCATATAAAAATAACTCAAATCTACAAGTAACCATTTTGTTTAGCAACGTTCAACGTAATTGTTAAAATTTAACTGTGGCAGAGGGATCACATgaagcaaaacaaattaaaaattaaaGCAGAACTTTACTTAttttttccttgtttttaaaCATCCTAGTTCATACACTTCAAGACAGCATCCTCAGCCAAAACCAATGACATTgtatacttttgtgtgtgtgtgtaaagaaatgttacaaaactgaacTGTGCGCATTTACAGTGGAGTCCAAACCATTCTGAACGTGGCGAGAACCCGCAGTTCTGTTACCTTTCCCACTCACTGGCTCATCAGGGTCATGGTTGGAGTCTGTGTCATTTGACTGGTGAGCGAGAGAGTTCTCACTGCCTGTAGGAGAGTCTACACTTTCATAACCAGCACTAAGCCGATTCATATACCCGCTCCCCCTGCTTATTCTCTCTTCAGAGTGGTTGGTGAGTTTATTCCCATTTCCAGGAGAAGAGGGGAAATCCTCTTCAGTGCTACTAACTTCCCTGTAAAGGCCAGACCCAGAAGTCCTCTGGGAGGGGCTGCCGTTGCTTGATCCGTTTGCCACTCTGCCGCTGCTGTCTTTGCAAGCTGCCTCAGCCTGGCCAGAAGGCTCAGAAGAGGAAGTCCTGCTTGTGGCTGGAGTGGAGgactgctgctgcagctgcccTTGCTGAGCCATCTGCTGGCGAGTCTCTTTCAGTTGCTGCTGGAGGAACAAGATGGTACTCTGCATTCCCTCCACCTCCTCATCCAGCTGAATGATGAAGTCATTCAGTTCTGGAAAGTAGTAAGAgaatacacaaatacattttcCAAAACAGCATAGTAAAGGGAATACATAacttacatttatttacagatcATGCAGAAACAGAAATCTTTTAAGTACTGCCTAAAATGTATAATCAACTTTAGATACAATATGTAATATTCACcaataaatgttaaatattaagACATTCCCATTCATAAAAGCCACCATGTTAATGACTACAGATAAGGGTATCAGCTTTAAgaatccagattttttttttttctcaaaatcagAATCTTACCATCTTGACTGCTTTTAAGCTCTTCACTATACTTCTTCTGCAAAGCCAACTCAGCCTCCAACTGGGCAATACGTCCCTGGGACAGCTGTCTCCCCAACTCTTGATTCTCCTGAATAAGCATCCGACATTTGGCCATCAACTTTTTGCCTGTTTGACTGCAAAGGAAAGGAACCTATTATCACAGAatgaactttaaaaacaaatggagggaaaaaaaaacactgcagattaAATCCAATGGATAAATACTGGCTTATTATAAAAGGACACCTGCAGTAAGTAACAGTTATCTAACCCACCTTTCAAGTTCCTTTGTTTATTCTGCAATGTATATAATTTTGCTTTGACGAGCCATCTTACATATAAAAGGAATTATTCTGACATTTTAGAGACTTAAGTCATAACTAGAAGCGCCTTCCACTTACAATACCATATAATGTTGCTTCTGGTTGGAACGATAAACACCATTCTGAACACAGATGACTTACCATTActtaaaacagacaaaaaatcTGTACAAGTTACATTACAAGCTgcagaataaaatgtatttgagtGCTTACAACAAACCAAGCTGAGAAAGGACTTCAATGTATTAAACACTGGGATACATGCACTTAAACTTaatggttgaatatgacattttgTATAATGCAAGTGAAAAGAACTGGCTTAAACTAAACCTCCCACCCCATATTTAACAGTCATTATTAGTCCTGACATTCTAACATAGATCCCATTCatcatattaatgttttaaatggcttaattaaaaaaaagggccATAGGATAATAGCCTACCAGAACTAAAATTATACTAAAACTTGTATTTTGATTAACAAATATTCAGTTATACCTGGATAAGGCGGTATACACACACATCTATACAAAATGAAAACACTTCATGTAATAGTTGCATTCAACATCAAGTTCTGAACGGTGTTCTAAAACCAGAATTCCAGTTTAAACTTAATGTGAAATTTTATATTGAGGTTCCAGGACCAATATGCTGCGTTCATCTTAACTCAGCCAATGGGATAACGCATTCATGATCTAGCATTTACAAAAGAAAGTTCAAAGTGCAACATTAAGCACCCTTCAGAAGgggcatttaaatgttttaaaacagaacaaagatTTAATTTgatctttaaattaaaaacaattcctAAACTGCActagggaacaaaaaaaaaaagtcaacattGAACCTTTTCTCTGAGTAGAACTTTTGGTCTACTCAGAACAGTTATGGCCAACCAAATCACTATGCATTTAACATGCAATCTACTGTAAAGCATTACAATTCAGAGCTCTATACTATGTCTGATGGAACTTTAGAATTGATAAACTAAATATGGCTTGCATATTTTCATAGTTTGTGTAGCAGGAGACCCAATCAGCCAATATCCAACCCTCAGTAATTCATTTATCCAGTGTTatatagtgtccccttcacaGAATGGGTACCACTGAAGGGAATTGAATACAGAATGCTTATTTGAGCTCATCTAAAAATATTGTAATTCTGCCCCATCTCCTAATTTCCCTACTGTTTATTAGAAATGTCTAATGAACTTGACACAAGATAACCTgaacacatttatataaaaaaacaaaaaaaacacacacacaatgtaatgtGAAGCAGAAATTAGCAAATGGGAAGGGCACTTGTATGAGTATCTTATGTTCAACATAAACATCTTGATTTCACAACCTTTACATAAAACTATGCatcttttaaaattgaaatacagaACCCACACAACTTACATTACCTTTTTACCAATCTTTTCGGATTATTGTTTCATTATCCCATGTACTGAAATAAAATACtaatgcaacccccccccccaaaaaaaaaatgaaacaaatttcACATTTACAATACTTTGATACACCCACAGCAGCATGTGCACTCATGTATTTAATATCACGCCATGAATGTCTTTGCAGAAAGAAAAGAAGTCTGGTTTACAACCCCCACTTTCAAGCTCTTTTAAACTTGTCAGTCTGACAAAGTTAATTAAAATATCCCAAATGCACACTGCTGtagatgtaataaaaaaaaaaaaaaaagaataaatacaaaaatctaaCCATGGTTGGATGACGAGCCCTTTATAAATATAGAGTCACTTCTTAGGTTTTGACTTGTCAGTTCGCAAAGAGCAAGCCAGAAGCCCACAGTCTTATTACCAAACTGACTTCCAGTGTCTTATGAGTTACTAGCGCTGTACTTAAAGCGCAGGATATTCCACAGTTACATTTTACTGGAATTGTATATGTTCAATTCATGATTAAGCTAGTTTCTTTCCTCCATACTCAGTCTGCAGACAGCATGCCACAGATTTGACTTGCTCCTCCCTCAATTTCCTCCGTACACCACAAGCCAGGTGTCTAAACATTATAGGAGGGGAAGAAATTTGAATTTGGATTTGACCGCCTCTTCAGAACAGTCCGATTCCTTCAGGCCTCTGAAGcaagggggggggaggaggggtgggGAAGCTGAAACAGAAGGTTCACCTGACAAAAGTTTATATTAAGTATTACTGGACAGTAAGCTGGACAGTACAAAAATCTGGCTTTTTGGTTTAAAAGTCTGAGTCTTGTTGTGAATAGAGCATTTTTGCCATCCCACCATAGCATTCTTGCAGTGGGAGTGTCAGGAAAGTCTTGACTGGGGAGTATTTGGTTTGTTTACCTATCAGGTGTAAATTTCCAGGCACTCAGTTCATTTTGGGCTTGTTCCAGTTTGTCTTTAGTCTGTTCCAGTTCGCCCTTCATTTTAAGGAAAAACAAGTTGATAGCTGGGTCCACCATAGAAGATCTCAGCTGGGCAGCACTGGGTTGTTGAACTTGCTTGAGGTACTGAATCTGGGTCTGTGCAAAAGTAAAAGAAACATATTACCAAAAACAATTCAATCGAATGACTTACTTAAAAGCACCCCGACTCCCTTCAATTTTTGCTACTCATTAGTCTTGGAAAACGTTCTATTTGAGACACTCCAACTCAAGAAAGTCTTAGATCTGTATAAAGCGCATATACCAAAATAACACAAGAAAGCCCCCAATACGGAGCCCTGCCAAAGTAAGCAGATGCAACCCAAAAGAAAACATCTTTGTACATTCTAGTCCCAGCACCATAAAATCAGTTCACTACAACTGTAAGGAGACCACAGGCGGCCACTATATCTTGGTTACCCAACAAGGCACCAAGACAATTATCCAAACATATCAGCAATGGTCCTTTTATCTGCAGCAAAAACTTCATTGACAATATGTTGCAGTGGTAGTCTACAGTGCATGTACACATAGTGTTTATAAAGTATGCAGAAACCCTTTACCACATGATGTATAACATTTActgatttaaaattaaatatggtAAAGATATTTtatgatgttttgttttataaaatgtattctgCCTACaatgttttaggggaggggtaGAGGATGCTAcacagtattttcatttaaagtacaGTACCCAGTTTTTAACAGAAAACTTCCAGGCATGTACAGTATCTTATCCCTTCAACCCACAATTTCTGAAAGGGGTGGgctgcttataaaaaaaaaatgcaactgcTCTGATGAATTAAATGtcctagtacaaaatatttatttccatGAAGGCAATACACTAATGacaattaaacctttttttttaattttgtgtgtCAAATGTTCCTGAGCATATCAAATTTTCATGCATAACAGgtactaaaaataaagaaaaataagtagGTAAAAATATGGTAAATTCACATTTAATTCTCAAAATCAAAGGTTTTGTATAACTTTTTAGTGTTATCTACCTAGGAGGTAGTCAGTATCTCGCCTACGTGGGTCGatttaaacatttgaaatgaGCCACATCTGTTATAATTGGTTTATATCACACGCTCTCTAAACTCAATTGGAGCAATTCAGTCAAACTACACTGGTTTTACATTAAACCAATGATAAAATCAAACACTTACAGTACACTCTTGCATTTCCTGTTCCTTCGTGGCAAGCCTCATGACAAGGATGTTCTCTCTCCGTGCAGATTCTTGTTGTTGCTGTTTCAGCTTCTCTTCAGACTCCTTCAAACCAGTCACATCATTTGCTGGTGCatcatgcaaaacaaaaaatagtgaaATGTAAACTGCACTCGTTCTCAGCATGATAAAGCAATCACATTTTGGTTACTTCCACATATTACCAGTTTCTCACATTGGAGTCTAGGTTATGACCTAAAAACAGAGGGACGGATCAAAATACCACCACTACCACCAACCACTTAACTAATAATCCAACTGGTGTTTTCAGTCTTCGTTTTAAACTTTGTATCTGATACTTTGTACAATCCCACAAACCACTTAATATACCCAAtacaatattacagtattattttgaaAGAACAATTTACATTGAGCTTTTAACCAATCTGATTCAGTGGCCATTACCTGCTAAATAACAGACAGTGGCATACATTACACGTAGGTGTCCCCAGATTAAGGAAAAGTAAATTAGCTATTGGGAATGACCACTCAACAAATGTTTATGTATGAAGACATTTTCAATGTTCTTTTAGGATATCTATCTAAAATCTGTTTTAGGACACTAAGTTTATTGTACTATTTAATAAGTTTCAAAATTCCAAAGTCCAGTTAACTTTTTCAGGCTGTCTGCTCTACATCAAACTTAATTGGCCGAGACGGTTAGTGAGGTTTACACGCAAGCCTCAGTTCAAAGGTTGTGGAACCCCTTAAATAACTATTGGAAGTTATCAAATAGGTCCTATGGTTTAGTAGACACAATCAGTGTTGGATGAGACCCATAATCAAATTAGAGGATAAAGTCTGAGGCAAATTTCCATGTAAATGTGTCTATCAAACAGTTTCTTGAATATGATTTATATGTCAAGTCTATGGGCAGATGTACCAACACCTACTAGGGGGATTCTAAAAACAGTAGCAAACAGTGTTAAACTTACAGTTCAGCTCTGTGTATTTTGCCTCTAGAACTTGAACATATGCTTCATGTTGTTTCCacctaaagtaaaaaaaagacaaagattaACATTGTTTATAATTACATTAATTATAACTGACCTTAGAACTGTATCCATAAGAAAACGATATTTACCTTGCACACAGATCTTCTCTGGACAGGGTCTTCAAGTCAGATTCACTAAGGCGAACCTAATCAAATACAAGAACATTTGTATTATTCTTTTGTTTCCCCCAATGATTGAAGAATGATGCAATATGTGCCTTAGTGTTTCTGTACTCACCTTCTTCGGCAGAGGTTCTTCATTAGTCATTCTGAACTCTGCAGAAGAAGCAAATGTCCATGAGAAACAGGCTTTTGAAGGTCAAGATATACAACTTTGCTGAAATGTTTTCTATAATATCAAGCTACACTAATTTATAGACAACATAGAATTTGGCTCAACtgtaaaaacatgacattttgctAAAACAATTCCCTATATTGAACTTACAATAACGTAAACTCCTTTAGGTAATAGAAGGGATATGTTATATATGCGGGATATGTGTACTGTAGGCCTTTAACCACCATGCTAATCCTATATTTCAATACTGATAAACTTTTGTACAATTAAGAGTTTTGTACAGTTTAGAGTTTTATACAAACGTGTTACACCTAATTGTTGCTTTAGATAGATATAAGTGAATGTCATTACAGCACATTTCTGCATACTGCATTTTCTCAAGTACAAAAAGAGTACAACtcgatttgaaaatgttttacaatttgtaAACTTTGAGCAGGTGCTATGATCAAAATATTTTCTTTACTAGGGTCTTGTCTGTGTGGCAAATGGCTCCAGATATTACAGAAAACATGATTCTAGATCTGTATTTTGTTGTTGTGTTAGTCATGAGGCAATAACCTACTGAAACGGTAGTTTACTTCACAATTCTGAGTGTTCTGGCAAAATCTGATTTGCATTAAGCCTATGCAAGATAAACATTCGTTTATATATAAATGCTGCTTATTACTGCGGAACTAACTTTTCCACGACATTCCAACAAGTTCTAAACTGATCAATAGACTATTACATGACTGGTGACGCGAATTAAACGAAACATGACAAAATTACACCGTTATATTAACTAGTAAAACTTTAACGGGCGTGATGCTTTTTGGAAGTGGTATCCCGCCTCTGTTCTGTTAAAATCCCATTCAGTCAGTACAGTAACTACTTTGTCTTGACCGAGTAGCACTTTAACGGTAAGGTATTCGTAATATGTCAAAGATCTACACACCATGGCACCGATAATGTCCAGTTAAGAATACGTGTATTTGAACATGTTGGAAGAATTTGTATTTATGATTGTAAAAAGTTCTCACTCTTTTTAAGCGTTCAGAATGAAAAATTAATCAACTAGAGGTATCCGCCCTCAATTCCTTCTCACAAGTACAAGAATCATTTTGTTGGCCTCTAACCGCGCCATCTATAATTTATTACCAGCTTCCCACTCATGCAGGAAAACAAGAAGATAGAAAACGCGTAACTGCTTTATACAGGACTATGTATACATTTTCACTTTTATGCATGTCCAACGCGCCTTTAACAATTTAAGACCGATTTTTTGAGGCCTTTATTTCGGTGTTATCTGCCGGTTTCTTGTGTTTGCAGCTTTGTTGCCACAAAATGGCGCTGAAGGAAGAGCTCCGGGCTCTCCCGCAACCgaagagaaacacacacaaatccTTCTCCTTTTGCTGTgttattcatcaaaataattaCTTACCGAACCCGTCTCAGTATTTACTAGAAACACTCTCCGACCGTACACTACAGCGTGTGACAAACacaaaattcaaattaaaacGAGAGTATAAATTCTACGTCTTTTCCTTAACGTTATTTGTCTGTCCCTGTCGTCGCCACCATGAGTGAGAGGAGGAGACTCCGCCGCAAAGCATCATAAGAACGCACACACATTGCCTGCTTTATTAAAGCGTAGGGCTTTGGAACGGGTGGAGCAGGGAAATCCTCTGAAGAGAATTTACCTCACGAACACACCGGTGAAGCGATATCTTGGCCAGACGGTGTTTATTGTTGTACCTcttagttattaaaaaaaaaagaaaaaaaaaaagacaaaaatgtcaTTGCCCGGTAAAATGTAGTAACACACGAGAAGTTGTAATCATGCAGTGCAAAATGTAGCTAACTATAAGTATCCGTGCACATTGGTCCATTGCTTTTTTCAATgcagtgttgttattattattattattattattattattattattattatttacagcttttaaacatgtaaattatatatatatacatatatatatatatatatatatatatatatatatatatatatatatatatatatatataacctttggttttatttgttttgtttttttaattattattaaaacaaaaaaaatcatgtggTACTGTGACCTTTTAGCCCAGTTGCTGCACTTGAACCGTTATTGAAAAATACCTAAAGACTGTCACTGAAATCGAGTTTTCTTCAGTATTTAGCACTATTGCGTGTTAAATAGTTATGAAAAATTTATAACATCACAAAGATGCAAGTGAAATACCATTTACGCTGTAAAAAGACATGAGTTCTTAATCATTATGAGCAATAAGTTTAGTTTCTAGCTATTGTGGGATCATAATTTAGCTGCTCCAGACTATAGGGGACAGGGCTTCTTGAAATAGCTAGCTGTTATTTTGAGTTAAAGGGGCTAATTACACTATACAGAGGCTTAAAATACATTCAACATAGCAAGTACCTTatgatttttctattttaactttGAATTAGATGTGATATGAATGAAATGTGATATGTTAATGAAAGCTGAGACAGTATTTGTGAGGTGGGTAGCCTCATACAGCAATATTCTGCCCTCTAGATGGCTGTACACAGTATAACACTACTGAAATGCATTTACAGTAAACATTAGTTTAAGGCTACCTCAGTAAAAAGGCCATTTCACAATTAAGGACACTTTGTTTCTGTAAAGTCACCTCAAATATTAAGGCCACCCCTGTATTACTGTACAGGCTAGTCTCATCAGAACTTTGTAAGTTGACTCAATAATAAGAC
This sequence is a window from Acipenser ruthenus chromosome 6, fAciRut3.2 maternal haplotype, whole genome shotgun sequence. Protein-coding genes within it:
- the LOC117410744 gene encoding pre-mRNA-splicing regulator WTAP-like produces the protein MTNEEPLPKKVRLSESDLKTLSREDLCARWKQHEAYVQVLEAKYTELNSNDVTGLKESEEKLKQQQQESARRENILVMRLATKEQEMQECTTQIQYLKQVQQPSAAQLRSSMVDPAINLFFLKMKGELEQTKDKLEQAQNELSAWKFTPDSQTGKKLMAKCRMLIQENQELGRQLSQGRIAQLEAELALQKKYSEELKSSQDELNDFIIQLDEEVEGMQSTILFLQQQLKETRQQMAQQGQLQQQSSTPATSRTSSSEPSGQAEAACKDSSGRVANGSSNGSPSQRTSGSGLYREVSSTEEDFPSSPGNGNKLTNHSEERISRGSGYMNRLSAGYESVDSPTGSENSLAHQSNDTDSNHDPDEPVSGKGNRTAGSRHVQNGLDSTVNAHSSVL